A genomic region of Klebsiella sp. RIT-PI-d contains the following coding sequences:
- the csiE gene encoding stationary phase inducible protein CsiE: protein MMTLTDPPSVLSSPQRRCQVLLMLSLPGDTITAESIGRVNNVESAVTRQDIDEANHEIQRYYRLTINAQPDGSYRIEGTPLDQRLCLLHWLRRALRLCPHFIEQHFTPALKTQMKVQGVARTLYDETNLQALVNLCARRLEREFECRDRHFLRLYLQYCLLQQQLGLSPEFNPAQQLWTEARAEYLATTDVIRHWQRRVTQTLHANEHLFLSLLFMVLRTPDPQRDAHQQDSRLRLIIRQLIHNFQLLAGRQFSDEQGLSRQLYIHLVQALDRSVFGIGIDNSLPEEVNQLYPRLMRTTREALHCLEENYDLQFTDNEAGLIAVIFGAWLMQENDLHEKQVLLLTGGDPVLEQDLELQLRELTLLPLNIKYLTLHAFQKQGAPKEVTLVVTPYVTTLPLFSPPLIHAEQPLSVNQREHIQQMLEA, encoded by the coding sequence ATGATGACACTTACCGATCCACCATCTGTGCTTTCCAGTCCACAGCGCCGCTGCCAGGTGCTTTTGATGTTGTCTCTGCCGGGGGATACTATTACCGCCGAATCTATAGGCAGAGTGAATAACGTAGAGAGTGCCGTGACTCGCCAGGATATCGATGAGGCGAATCATGAGATCCAGCGTTATTACCGCCTCACCATCAATGCGCAACCTGACGGTAGCTATCGGATTGAAGGCACGCCTCTTGACCAGCGATTATGCCTGCTGCACTGGCTGCGACGTGCGCTGCGCCTGTGTCCACACTTTATCGAACAGCATTTTACGCCCGCGCTGAAAACCCAGATGAAAGTTCAGGGTGTTGCGCGCACGCTGTATGATGAGACCAATTTGCAGGCGCTGGTTAATCTCTGCGCCCGGCGACTTGAGCGGGAATTTGAGTGTCGGGATCGGCATTTTTTACGCCTGTACTTACAATATTGTCTGCTACAGCAGCAGCTGGGGCTATCGCCCGAGTTTAATCCGGCTCAGCAATTGTGGACCGAAGCGCGGGCTGAGTATCTGGCGACAACCGATGTGATCCGTCACTGGCAGCGCAGAGTGACTCAAACGCTGCATGCCAATGAACACCTTTTCTTAAGTCTGCTGTTTATGGTGTTAAGAACGCCGGACCCGCAGCGCGATGCCCATCAGCAGGATAGCCGCCTGCGCCTTATCATTAGACAGCTGATTCATAACTTTCAGCTTCTGGCAGGCCGACAGTTTAGCGATGAACAGGGGCTAAGCCGCCAACTTTATATTCATCTGGTTCAGGCGCTGGACCGCAGCGTATTCGGCATTGGGATCGATAACAGCCTGCCGGAAGAGGTAAACCAGCTTTACCCACGATTGATGCGTACCACCCGCGAGGCCCTGCATTGTCTGGAAGAGAATTACGATCTTCAGTTTACCGACAATGAAGCGGGATTAATTGCGGTGATATTCGGTGCATGGCTGATGCAGGAAAACGATCTGCATGAAAAACAGGTGCTGTTGCTAACCGGGGGCGATCCCGTACTGGAGCAGGATCTGGAGTTGCAGCTGCGTGAGTTAACGCTGTTGCCGCTCAATATTAAATATCTGACCCTTCACGCTTTCCAGAAACAGGGGGCGCCTAAAGAAGTGACGTTGGTGGTGACCCCTTATGTCACTACACTGCCGCTGTTTTCTCCGCCGCTGATCCACGCCGAGCAGCCGCTCAGCGTGAATCAGCGCGAACACATTCAGCAAATGCTGGAAGCGTAA
- a CDS encoding 3-phenylpropionate MFS transporter: MALHSTRWLALSYFTYFFSYGIFLPFWSVWLEGTGLTPETIGLLLGSGLIARFLGSLIIAPRVSDPSRLILALRVLALLTLVFASGFWFGTHVAWLMVVMVGFNLFFSPLVPLTDALANTWQKQITMDYGRVRLWGSIAFVIGSALTGKLVSLYNYQAILALLTLGVASMLIGMLLRPSVMPAGEKRQQEAAGWGAWRGLVMQHWRFLACVSFLQGAHAAYYGFSAIYWQGAGYSASAVGYLWSLGVVAEVVIFALSKKVFSRFSARDLLLLSAVCGLLRWGIMGASTALPWLIVAQVLHCGTFTVCHLAAMRYISARQGGEVIRLQAMYSAVAMGGSIAVMTVFAGFLYQHFQQGVFWIMALLALPAMLLRPRVAAQ; encoded by the coding sequence ATGGCTCTGCACTCTACGCGCTGGCTGGCGCTCAGTTATTTCACCTACTTTTTTAGCTACGGCATTTTTCTGCCTTTCTGGAGCGTCTGGCTCGAAGGCACCGGCTTAACGCCGGAAACCATCGGTTTACTGCTCGGCTCCGGGCTTATCGCACGTTTTCTCGGCAGTCTGATTATCGCTCCGCGCGTCAGCGATCCCTCCCGCCTGATTCTGGCGCTCCGCGTGCTGGCGCTACTTACGCTGGTGTTTGCCTCAGGCTTCTGGTTTGGCACACACGTCGCCTGGCTGATGGTGGTAATGGTCGGTTTCAATCTCTTTTTCTCGCCGCTGGTTCCGCTTACCGATGCGCTGGCGAACACCTGGCAAAAGCAGATCACCATGGATTATGGCCGCGTGCGGCTGTGGGGATCTATCGCCTTTGTGATTGGCTCTGCACTCACCGGCAAACTGGTCAGTCTCTACAACTATCAGGCCATTCTGGCGCTACTGACGCTGGGTGTGGCCTCAATGCTTATCGGCATGTTACTGCGGCCTTCCGTGATGCCAGCAGGTGAAAAACGGCAGCAGGAAGCGGCCGGATGGGGCGCATGGCGAGGCCTGGTTATGCAGCACTGGCGTTTTTTGGCCTGCGTCTCTTTTTTACAGGGCGCGCATGCCGCCTATTATGGCTTCAGTGCGATTTACTGGCAGGGGGCCGGATACTCGGCCTCTGCGGTTGGCTATTTATGGTCGCTGGGCGTGGTCGCGGAAGTCGTCATATTTGCCCTGAGCAAAAAAGTATTTAGCCGGTTTAGCGCGCGCGATCTCCTGCTACTTTCTGCGGTATGTGGGCTACTGCGCTGGGGAATTATGGGCGCCTCTACAGCGCTACCGTGGCTGATTGTGGCGCAAGTTCTGCACTGTGGTACCTTCACCGTCTGCCATCTGGCGGCAATGCGCTACATCTCAGCCAGACAGGGCGGGGAGGTCATTCGTTTACAGGCGATGTATTCAGCAGTGGCGATGGGCGGCAGTATTGCGGTGATGACTGTTTTTGCCGGTTTCCTGTATCAACATTTTCAGCAGGGCGTTTTCTGGATCATGGCGCTACTGGCATTGCCTGCGATGCTGCTGCGCCCCAGAGTGGCGGCGCAGTAA
- the glyA gene encoding serine hydroxymethyltransferase, whose protein sequence is MLKREMNIADYDAELWQAMEQEKVRQEEHIELIASENYTSPRVMQAQGSQLTNKYAEGYPGKRYYGGCEYVDIVEQLAIDRAKELFGADYANVQPHSGSQANFAVYTALLQPGDTVLGMNLAQGGHLTHGSPVNFSGKLYNIIPYGIDESGKIDYEDMAKQAQAHKPKMIIGGFSAYSGVVDWAKMREIADSIGAYLFVDMAHVAGLIAAGVYPNPVPHAHVVTTTTHKTLAGPRGGLILAKGGDEELYKKLNSAVFPSAQGGPLMHVIAAKAVALKEAMEPEFKVYQQQVAKNAKAMVEVFLSRGYKVVSGGTENHLFLLDLVDKNLTGKEADAALGRANITVNKNSVPNDPKSPFVTSGIRIGSPAVTRRGFKEAEVKELAGWMCDVLDNINDEALIERIKGKVLDICARFPVYA, encoded by the coding sequence ATGTTAAAGCGTGAAATGAACATTGCCGATTATGATGCCGAGCTGTGGCAGGCTATGGAGCAGGAAAAAGTACGTCAGGAAGAACATATCGAACTGATCGCCTCCGAGAACTACACCAGCCCGCGCGTCATGCAGGCGCAGGGTTCTCAGCTGACCAATAAATATGCTGAAGGTTATCCGGGCAAGCGTTATTACGGCGGTTGTGAGTACGTTGATATCGTTGAACAACTGGCGATTGACCGTGCAAAAGAACTGTTTGGTGCCGACTACGCCAACGTGCAGCCGCACTCCGGCTCTCAGGCTAACTTCGCAGTGTACACCGCGCTGCTGCAGCCTGGCGATACCGTTCTCGGGATGAACCTGGCACAGGGCGGCCACCTGACGCACGGCTCTCCGGTTAACTTCTCCGGCAAACTGTACAACATCATCCCTTACGGAATTGATGAGTCCGGTAAAATTGACTACGAAGACATGGCTAAGCAGGCGCAGGCCCATAAACCGAAGATGATCATCGGCGGCTTCTCTGCTTACTCTGGCGTCGTTGACTGGGCAAAAATGCGTGAAATCGCCGACAGCATTGGCGCGTATCTGTTTGTCGATATGGCTCACGTTGCCGGTCTGATTGCGGCAGGCGTCTATCCGAACCCGGTTCCGCATGCACACGTGGTCACCACCACCACCCATAAAACGCTGGCTGGCCCACGTGGCGGTCTGATCCTGGCGAAAGGCGGCGATGAAGAGCTGTATAAGAAGCTGAACTCTGCCGTGTTCCCGAGCGCGCAGGGCGGCCCGCTGATGCACGTTATCGCAGCGAAAGCGGTGGCGCTGAAAGAAGCGATGGAGCCTGAATTCAAGGTCTATCAGCAGCAGGTTGCGAAAAATGCCAAAGCGATGGTCGAGGTGTTCCTGAGTCGCGGTTACAAAGTGGTCTCTGGCGGAACTGAAAACCACCTGTTCCTGCTGGATCTGGTTGATAAAAACCTGACCGGTAAAGAAGCTGACGCCGCCCTGGGCCGCGCCAACATCACCGTCAACAAAAACAGCGTGCCAAACGATCCGAAAAGCCCGTTTGTCACCTCCGGCATTCGTATCGGTTCCCCGGCCGTTACTCGCCGCGGCTTTAAAGAAGCGGAAGTGAAAGAACTGGCAGGCTGGATGTGTGATGTCCTGGACAATATTAATGATGAAGCCCTGATTGAGCGCATCAAAGGTAAAGTACTGGATATCTGCGCCCGTTTCCCGGTTTACGCGTAA
- the hmpA gene encoding NO-inducible flavohemoprotein translates to MLDTQTIATVKATIPLLLKTGPKLTAHFYDRMFEHNPELKDIFNMSNQRNGDQREALFNAIAAYASNIDNLPALLPAVEKIAQKHTSFQIKPAQYDIVGKHLLATLDEMLSPGQEVLDAWGKAYGVLAGVFIDREAQLYQQNASKTGGWEGTRAFRIVDKTPRSSLVTSFEFEPVDGEPVADYQPGQYLGVWLKPKDFAFQEIRQYSLTRKGDGKRYRIAVKREAGGQVSSWLHNEAIVGDVVYLTAPAGDFFMRVDPQTPVTLISAGVGQTPMLAMLDTLAQNKHPAPVNWYHAAENGDVHAFTDEVMMLGNALPKFTAHIWYRLPSEADRQAARFNSEGLMDLRQREETLNDPLSEYYLCGPVAFMQFAARQLVESGISTDRIHYECFGPHKVL, encoded by the coding sequence ATGCTTGATACGCAAACTATTGCTACGGTGAAAGCCACCATTCCCCTGCTGCTGAAAACCGGCCCTAAACTGACCGCCCATTTTTATGACCGCATGTTTGAGCACAATCCGGAACTTAAAGATATTTTCAATATGAGTAACCAGCGCAATGGTGACCAGCGTGAAGCGCTGTTCAATGCCATCGCCGCCTACGCCAGCAATATTGATAACCTCCCGGCCCTGCTGCCAGCCGTCGAAAAAATCGCCCAGAAGCACACCAGTTTTCAGATAAAGCCTGCGCAGTACGATATCGTCGGAAAACACCTGCTGGCGACGCTGGATGAGATGCTTAGTCCTGGTCAGGAGGTACTTGACGCATGGGGTAAGGCCTACGGTGTGCTGGCGGGTGTATTTATCGATCGTGAAGCACAGCTTTATCAGCAAAATGCCAGTAAGACGGGTGGCTGGGAAGGAACCCGGGCATTTCGCATCGTCGATAAAACGCCGCGCAGCAGCCTGGTCACCAGTTTTGAATTTGAACCCGTAGACGGAGAGCCGGTAGCCGATTATCAGCCGGGTCAATATCTTGGCGTCTGGCTGAAGCCGAAGGATTTTGCCTTTCAGGAAATCCGCCAGTATTCACTGACGCGTAAAGGCGACGGCAAACGCTACCGTATTGCAGTAAAACGCGAAGCGGGCGGTCAGGTTTCCAGCTGGCTGCATAACGAGGCAATCGTGGGTGATGTGGTTTATCTCACCGCGCCTGCGGGCGATTTTTTTATGCGTGTCGATCCTCAAACGCCGGTGACGCTTATCTCGGCCGGGGTCGGGCAAACGCCAATGCTGGCGATGCTTGATACGCTCGCTCAGAACAAGCATCCCGCACCGGTCAACTGGTATCACGCCGCCGAAAACGGCGATGTTCATGCGTTTACCGATGAAGTAATGATGCTTGGCAACGCCTTGCCGAAGTTTACCGCGCACATCTGGTATCGTCTGCCGAGCGAAGCCGATCGTCAGGCGGCCCGATTTAATAGTGAGGGTCTGATGGATCTGCGCCAGCGTGAAGAGACTCTGAACGATCCGCTCAGTGAGTATTATCTTTGCGGTCCGGTCGCCTTTATGCAATTTGCGGCGCGGCAGTTAGTAGAATCAGGAATTAGCACAGATCGTATTCATTACGAATGTTTTGGCCCGCATAAAGTTCTTTAA
- the glnB gene encoding nitrogen regulatory protein P-II: protein MKKIDAIIKPFKLDDVREALAEVGITGMTVTEVKGFGRQKGHTELYRGAEYMVDFLPKVKIEIVVTDDIVDTCVDTIIRTAQTGKIGDGKIFVFDVARVVRIRTGEEDDAAI, encoded by the coding sequence ATGAAAAAGATCGATGCGATAATCAAACCTTTTAAACTGGATGATGTGCGTGAAGCGCTGGCCGAAGTCGGAATTACCGGGATGACAGTGACCGAGGTTAAAGGTTTTGGTCGTCAGAAAGGCCACACCGAACTGTACCGTGGCGCTGAATATATGGTGGATTTTCTGCCGAAAGTAAAAATTGAAATTGTCGTTACCGACGACATTGTCGACACCTGCGTAGATACCATCATCCGCACGGCGCAGACCGGCAAAATTGGTGACGGTAAAATCTTCGTCTTTGACGTCGCTCGCGTGGTGCGGATCCGTACCGGTGAAGAAGACGACGCGGCCATCTGA
- the glrR gene encoding two-component system response regulator GlrR encodes MISRKPAHLLLVDDDPGLLKLLGMRLTSEGYSVVTAASGQEGLRVLNREKVDLVISDLRMDEMDGMQLFAGIQKLQPGMPVIILTAHGSIPDAVAATRQGVFSFLTKPVDKDALYKAINDALEHSAPATDERWRESIVTRSPVMLRLIEQAQMIAQSDVSILINGQSGTGKEVFAQAIHNASPRASQPFIAINCGALPEQLLESELFGHARGAFTGAVSNREGLFQAAQGGTLFLDEIGDMPIPLQVKLLRVLQERKVRPLGSNRDLDIDVRIVSATHRDLPKAMARGEFREDLFYRLNVVNLKIPALADRTEDIPLLANHLLRLSADRHKPFVRAFSTDAMKRLMTAAWPGNVRQLVNVIEQCVALTSSPVISDALVEQALEGENTALPTFADARNQFELNYLRKLLQITKGNVTHAARMAGRNRTEFYKLLSRHELEANDFKE; translated from the coding sequence ATGATAAGCCGTAAACCTGCCCATCTTTTACTGGTGGACGACGATCCGGGGCTGCTTAAGCTCTTAGGAATGCGTTTGACCAGCGAAGGCTACAGCGTGGTTACGGCCGCGAGCGGTCAGGAAGGGCTGCGCGTCCTCAATCGTGAAAAAGTCGATCTGGTGATAAGCGATTTGCGCATGGATGAGATGGACGGAATGCAGCTGTTTGCCGGGATCCAGAAACTCCAGCCTGGGATGCCGGTTATTATTCTTACCGCTCACGGCTCCATTCCGGATGCGGTGGCCGCTACCCGGCAGGGCGTTTTTAGCTTTCTGACCAAGCCGGTCGATAAAGACGCGCTGTATAAAGCCATCAACGATGCGCTTGAGCACTCTGCGCCCGCAACCGATGAGCGCTGGCGTGAATCCATTGTGACCCGAAGCCCGGTAATGCTGCGCCTGATTGAACAGGCGCAAATGATCGCTCAGTCGGACGTTAGCATCTTGATTAATGGTCAGAGCGGTACCGGCAAAGAAGTCTTTGCCCAGGCGATCCACAATGCCAGCCCGCGTGCGAGCCAGCCTTTTATCGCCATTAACTGCGGTGCGCTGCCGGAACAATTGTTGGAGTCCGAGTTATTCGGCCATGCCCGCGGAGCATTTACCGGCGCGGTAAGTAACCGGGAAGGGCTGTTTCAGGCAGCGCAAGGCGGCACGCTGTTTCTCGATGAAATTGGTGATATGCCGATCCCTCTCCAGGTTAAGCTTTTGCGCGTGCTTCAGGAGCGAAAAGTCCGACCGCTCGGCAGTAACCGCGACCTTGATATTGACGTGCGTATCGTCTCCGCTACCCATCGCGATTTACCCAAGGCCATGGCACGCGGTGAGTTTCGTGAAGATCTGTTTTATCGCCTTAACGTGGTTAACCTGAAAATTCCGGCGCTGGCCGACCGTACGGAAGATATCCCGCTGCTGGCCAATCATTTGCTGCGCTTATCTGCCGACCGTCATAAACCGTTTGTACGCGCTTTTTCGACCGATGCCATGAAGCGTCTCATGACTGCCGCATGGCCGGGAAATGTGCGCCAGCTGGTTAACGTCATCGAACAGTGTGTGGCGCTAACGTCGTCCCCGGTAATAAGCGATGCGCTGGTTGAGCAGGCGCTTGAGGGCGAAAATACGGCGCTGCCGACCTTTGCCGATGCGCGTAATCAGTTCGAACTTAATTATCTGCGCAAGCTGCTGCAAATAACCAAAGGCAACGTGACGCATGCGGCACGCATGGCCGGACGTAATCGAACTGAATTTTATAAATTGCTTTCGCGTCATGAACTGGAAGCCAACGACTTTAAAGAGTAA
- the qseG gene encoding two-component system QseEF-associated lipoprotein QseG: MKINRVTMSHTLARFDPVGFSRLFWALPVSCLLLVGCSSHLVHRAPDKAQEKIPQHQVADFLSTECTNIWTAGTTERDKNPLYWLRGIDCAERLSAQQARAEARFWSDDTWQDAFRRGIMLANAKITPVERRDSVTRLDALSPQIPAQVRPLYQLWRDTQALQLQLSEERYRYSKLQQSADGELDTLRQQQQALQSQLDATTRKLEGLTDIERQLSSRKPAGNLSSDVSHASDKPAAPQENQPADEDSHDKP; this comes from the coding sequence ATGAAAATTAATCGGGTAACTATGTCACACACTCTGGCACGTTTTGATCCTGTCGGGTTCTCTCGTCTTTTTTGGGCGCTCCCTGTGTCCTGCCTGCTGCTGGTCGGATGTTCATCACATTTAGTGCATCGCGCCCCGGATAAAGCCCAGGAGAAAATCCCTCAGCATCAGGTTGCTGATTTCCTCTCCACGGAGTGTACGAATATCTGGACGGCAGGCACCACAGAGCGTGATAAAAACCCGCTCTACTGGCTGCGTGGTATTGACTGCGCCGAGCGTCTCTCTGCGCAGCAGGCAAGAGCTGAGGCACGTTTCTGGTCCGACGATACCTGGCAGGATGCGTTCAGACGCGGCATTATGTTAGCCAATGCTAAAATCACGCCGGTCGAGCGGCGCGACAGCGTGACCCGACTGGATGCGCTAAGCCCGCAAATACCGGCCCAGGTGCGTCCGTTGTATCAACTGTGGCGCGACACCCAGGCGCTACAGCTGCAACTTTCCGAGGAACGCTATCGCTACAGTAAACTTCAGCAGTCTGCTGATGGCGAACTGGATACGCTGCGCCAACAACAGCAGGCGTTACAAAGTCAGCTGGATGCCACAACCCGCAAGCTGGAGGGGCTGACCGATATTGAGCGTCAGCTATCCTCCCGTAAACCCGCCGGTAATCTCAGCTCAGACGTCAGCCATGCGAGCGATAAACCGGCCGCGCCACAAGAAAATCAGCCTGCCGACGAGGATAGCCATGATAAGCCGTAA
- the qseE gene encoding two component system sensor histidine kinase QseE/GlrK, whose protein sequence is MTRWSIFPRSLRQLVMLAFLLILLPLLVLAWQAWQSLNALSAQAAHTNRTTLIDARRSEAMTNVALEMERSYRQYCVLDDPTLARVYQGQRKRYIDMLDAHAGVLPDDKLYQTLRQNLNALAQLQCLNNGPTTQSARQLEAFASANSDMVQATRAVVFSRGQQLQQEIAERGQFFGWQALILFLISLLMVLLFTRMIIGPVKGIERMINRLGEGRSLGNTVVLRGPRELRSVGQRIIWLSERLSWLEAQRHQFLRHLSHELKTPLASMREGTELLADQIVGPLTAEQAEVVNILDASSRNLQKLIEQLLDYNRKLADSATEIEPVELAPLVEGVISAHSLPARAKMMSTRVTLDEPACLAEPMLLMSVLDNLYSNAVYYGNESGNIYIRSQRHDNRVRIEVSNTGSPIPEAEKSMIFEPFYQGSHQRKGAVKGSGLGLSIARDCVRRMQGELHLVDESTGNICFRIELPVSGPDTLK, encoded by the coding sequence TTGACGCGCTGGTCCATTTTCCCCCGCTCGCTAAGACAGCTGGTCATGCTGGCGTTTTTGCTGATCCTGCTTCCCCTTCTGGTGCTGGCATGGCAGGCGTGGCAAAGCCTGAATGCGCTAAGCGCTCAGGCAGCGCATACTAACCGGACGACGCTTATTGATGCACGCCGTAGTGAGGCGATGACTAACGTGGCGCTGGAAATGGAGCGTAGCTATCGCCAGTACTGCGTGCTCGACGATCCCACCCTTGCGCGGGTCTATCAGGGGCAGCGTAAGCGTTATATTGATATGCTTGATGCTCATGCCGGTGTTCTACCGGATGATAAACTCTATCAGACTCTGCGCCAGAATCTTAACGCGCTGGCCCAGCTCCAGTGCCTTAATAACGGTCCGACCACGCAATCAGCGCGTCAGCTTGAGGCTTTCGCCAGTGCCAATAGCGATATGGTACAGGCGACACGCGCCGTCGTTTTCTCCCGGGGGCAGCAGCTTCAGCAGGAAATTGCCGAACGCGGGCAATTTTTCGGCTGGCAGGCGCTGATCCTCTTTCTCATTAGTCTACTGATGGTACTGCTTTTCACCCGCATGATTATTGGGCCGGTTAAAGGCATTGAGCGGATGATCAATCGGCTGGGCGAAGGACGTTCTCTCGGTAATACGGTCGTATTACGCGGGCCGCGAGAACTTCGCTCCGTCGGGCAACGCATCATCTGGCTAAGCGAGCGTCTTTCATGGCTTGAAGCACAGCGCCATCAGTTTTTACGTCATCTCTCGCATGAGCTAAAAACGCCGCTTGCCAGTATGCGTGAGGGGACAGAGCTGCTGGCCGATCAGATCGTTGGTCCCCTGACCGCTGAACAGGCTGAAGTGGTCAATATCCTCGACGCCAGCAGCCGTAATCTGCAAAAGTTGATTGAACAATTGCTTGATTACAATAGAAAACTCGCTGATAGCGCCACTGAAATCGAACCCGTTGAGCTTGCTCCGCTGGTGGAGGGGGTAATATCTGCACACAGCCTTCCGGCGCGGGCAAAAATGATGTCGACCCGCGTTACGCTGGATGAACCGGCCTGTCTTGCAGAACCCATGCTATTAATGAGCGTGCTGGATAATCTTTATTCGAATGCGGTGTACTATGGAAATGAATCCGGTAACATTTATATTCGTAGCCAGCGCCATGACAATCGGGTACGGATTGAAGTCAGCAATACCGGTTCACCTATCCCTGAGGCAGAAAAATCGATGATTTTTGAGCCTTTTTACCAGGGAAGCCATCAGCGTAAAGGCGCAGTTAAAGGCAGCGGCCTGGGGCTAAGTATTGCCAGGGACTGTGTTCGCAGGATGCAGGGCGAGCTTCACCTGGTTGATGAAAGCACCGGGAATATCTGTTTTCGCATTGAACTACCCGTCTCGGGGCCGGACACCTTAAAATGA